The Pantoea sp. At-9b genome includes a window with the following:
- the lldP gene encoding L-lactate permease has translation MQVWQQNYDPLNNIWLSSLVAVIPIVFFFFALIKLKLKGYQAGTATVVLALLVALLLYGMPVGQALASVAYGFLYGLWPIAWIIVAAVFVYKISVKTGQFDIIRASILSITPDQRLQMLIVGFSFGAFLEGAAGFGAPVAITAALLVGLGFNPLYAAGLCLIVNTAPVAFGAMGIPIIVAGQVTGLDSFHIGQMAGRQLPFLTIIVLFWIMAIMDGWRGVKETWPAVMVAGGSFAIAQFLSSNFLGPELPDIISSLASLICLTLFLRRWKPVRIFRFNDMGASMVDQDLSRQRYSAAQVIRAWMPFLFLTATVTLWSIPPFKALFAKGGALYDWVFTVPVPLLHELVARMPPVVANATPYPALFKFDVVSATGTAILVAAVLSVLWLRMKPKAAIETFGETLKELALPIYSIGMVLAFAFISNYSGLSATLALALAHTGNAFTFFSPFLGWLGVFLTGSDTSSNALFAALQATTAQQIGVSDVLLVAANTTGGVTGKMISPQSIAIACAAVGLVGKESDLFRFTVKHSLIFTCMVGVITTLQAYVLTWMIP, from the coding sequence ATGCAGGTCTGGCAACAAAATTACGATCCTCTCAATAATATCTGGCTCTCCAGCCTTGTGGCGGTGATCCCGATTGTGTTCTTTTTCTTCGCGCTGATTAAGCTCAAGCTGAAGGGCTATCAGGCGGGCACCGCGACGGTGGTGCTGGCGCTGCTGGTGGCGCTGTTGCTGTACGGGATGCCGGTGGGACAGGCGCTGGCCTCGGTGGCGTATGGTTTTCTTTATGGTCTGTGGCCGATCGCCTGGATCATTGTCGCGGCGGTTTTTGTCTACAAAATCTCGGTAAAAACCGGGCAGTTCGACATCATTCGTGCCTCGATCCTGTCGATCACCCCGGACCAGCGTTTGCAGATGCTGATTGTCGGCTTCTCGTTTGGCGCGTTCCTTGAAGGGGCGGCAGGCTTTGGCGCACCGGTGGCGATCACCGCAGCCTTGCTGGTGGGACTGGGCTTCAATCCGCTGTACGCGGCCGGACTGTGTCTGATCGTCAATACCGCGCCAGTGGCGTTTGGTGCGATGGGCATCCCGATTATCGTTGCCGGGCAGGTGACCGGGCTGGACAGCTTCCATATCGGCCAGATGGCTGGCCGCCAGTTGCCGTTCCTGACCATTATCGTGCTGTTCTGGATCATGGCGATCATGGATGGCTGGCGCGGGGTGAAAGAGACCTGGCCTGCGGTGATGGTGGCAGGGGGGTCGTTTGCCATTGCGCAGTTCCTCAGCTCCAACTTCCTTGGCCCGGAGCTGCCGGACATCATTTCGTCACTGGCCTCGCTGATCTGTCTGACGTTGTTCCTGCGCCGCTGGAAACCCGTGCGTATTTTCCGTTTTAACGACATGGGCGCTTCAATGGTGGATCAGGATCTGTCGCGTCAGCGCTATAGCGCCGCGCAGGTGATCCGTGCCTGGATGCCGTTCCTGTTCCTGACGGCGACCGTCACGCTGTGGAGTATTCCGCCGTTCAAAGCGTTGTTTGCCAAAGGCGGTGCGCTGTACGACTGGGTCTTTACCGTGCCGGTACCGCTGCTGCATGAGCTGGTGGCGCGTATGCCGCCAGTGGTGGCGAATGCGACGCCCTATCCGGCGCTGTTCAAGTTTGATGTGGTGTCAGCCACCGGCACCGCGATTTTGGTGGCGGCCGTGCTGTCGGTGCTGTGGTTGCGTATGAAGCCAAAAGCCGCCATTGAGACCTTCGGCGAAACGCTGAAAGAACTGGCGCTGCCGATTTACTCGATTGGCATGGTGCTGGCGTTTGCCTTTATCTCCAACTATTCCGGTCTGTCCGCCACCTTAGCGTTGGCGCTGGCCCATACCGGCAATGCGTTCACCTTTTTCTCACCGTTCCTCGGCTGGCTTGGTGTGTTCCTGACCGGCTCGGATACCTCTTCTAACGCGCTGTTTGCTGCCCTCCAGGCCACCACCGCGCAACAGATTGGCGTATCGGATGTGCTGCTGGTGGCGGCCAACACCACCGGCGGGGTGACGGGTAAAATGATTTCACCGCAATCGATCGCCATCGCTTGTGCGGCCGTTGGGCTGGTAGGCAAAGAGTCGGATCTGTTCCGTTTTACCGTCAAACATAGCCTGATCTTCACCTGTATGGTTGGCGTGATCACCACGCTTCAGGCGTATGTCTTAACCTGGATGATTCCATGA
- the lldR gene encoding transcriptional regulator LldR has translation MTENTPRLADTLRARLRAWIDEHQLQPGMRLPAERQLAAEFGVSRSSLREAIQQLISSGVLISRRGGGTWLRQPQEPWSEQRIVEPIRQLLAADPDYRYDILEARHAIEASTAWHAALRATEADKEKLQYAFDATLKLKESDDPDLAAQADVRFHLAIAEASHNVVLLQTMRGFFDLLQSSVMQSRQRMYTQPVIFDRLTEQHQALLNAILAGDAEAARLAAMDHLGFVHTTLKTLHEDEARQARITRLPGHDLDKRKEKP, from the coding sequence ATGACTGAAAACACGCCGCGCTTAGCGGATACGTTGCGGGCGCGTTTACGCGCCTGGATTGATGAGCACCAACTGCAACCCGGGATGCGTTTACCGGCGGAGCGACAGCTGGCAGCGGAGTTCGGCGTCTCGCGATCGTCGTTACGCGAGGCGATTCAGCAACTTATCAGTAGCGGCGTGTTAATCAGCCGACGTGGCGGTGGCACCTGGCTACGTCAGCCGCAGGAGCCGTGGTCAGAGCAACGCATTGTTGAACCGATCCGTCAGTTACTGGCTGCCGACCCGGATTATCGCTATGACATCCTCGAAGCACGCCACGCCATCGAAGCCAGCACTGCCTGGCATGCGGCGTTGCGCGCGACCGAGGCGGATAAAGAGAAGCTGCAATACGCCTTTGACGCCACGCTCAAACTGAAAGAGAGCGATGACCCTGACCTGGCGGCGCAGGCGGATGTGCGTTTCCACCTCGCCATTGCTGAAGCCTCGCACAACGTGGTGTTGCTGCAAACCATGCGGGGCTTCTTCGATTTGTTGCAATCCTCGGTGATGCAAAGCCGTCAGCGCATGTACACCCAACCGGTGATTTTTGACCGCCTGACCGAACAACATCAGGCGCTGCTGAACGCCATTCTGGCGGGCGATGCGGAGGCGGCACGCCTTGCGGCGATGGACCACCTCGGCTTTGTACATACCACGCTGAAAACCCTGCATGAAGATGAAGCGCGGCAGGCGCGAATTACCCGTCTGCCGGGCCATGACCTGGATAAACGCAAGGAAAAACCCTGA
- the lldD gene encoding FMN-dependent L-lactate dehydrogenase LldD, producing MIISAASDYRAAAQRILPPFLFHYIDGGAYAEHTLQRNVADLADVALRQRVLKNMSDLSLETKLFNETLSMPVALAPVGLCGMYARRGEVQAARAAALKGIPFTLSTVSVCPIEEVAPAISRPMWFQLYVLRDRGFMRNALERAKAAGCSTLVFTVDMPTPGARYRDAHSGMSGPHAALRRYWQAVTHPQWAWDVGLQGRPHDLGNISTYLGKPTGLEDYIGWLANNFDPSISWQDLEWIREFWDGPMVIKGILDPEDARDAVRFGADGIVVSNHGGRQLDGVLSSARALPAIADAVKGDITILADSGIRNGLDVVRMIALGADSVLLGRAFLYALATHGQRGVENLLNLIEKEMKVAMTLTGAKTIADITRDSLVQANALLSEAGLAPARPRAVS from the coding sequence ATGATCATTTCTGCTGCAAGTGACTATCGCGCTGCTGCGCAACGTATTTTGCCGCCCTTCCTGTTTCATTACATTGACGGGGGAGCCTATGCGGAGCATACGTTGCAGCGCAACGTGGCGGATCTCGCTGATGTGGCGCTGCGTCAACGCGTGCTGAAAAACATGTCCGATCTCAGCCTTGAGACCAAACTGTTTAATGAAACCTTATCGATGCCGGTGGCGCTGGCCCCGGTTGGCCTGTGCGGTATGTACGCCCGGCGCGGCGAGGTGCAGGCGGCGCGTGCTGCGGCGCTGAAAGGCATCCCTTTTACGTTATCGACCGTGTCGGTATGCCCGATCGAAGAAGTGGCTCCGGCGATCAGTCGTCCGATGTGGTTCCAGCTGTACGTGCTGCGCGATCGCGGGTTTATGCGTAACGCACTGGAGCGCGCCAAAGCGGCGGGCTGTTCAACGCTGGTGTTCACCGTGGATATGCCGACTCCGGGTGCGCGTTACCGTGATGCGCATTCAGGCATGAGCGGCCCGCATGCGGCGCTGCGTCGTTACTGGCAGGCGGTAACGCATCCACAATGGGCGTGGGATGTGGGCCTGCAGGGGCGTCCCCATGATCTCGGCAATATTTCCACCTATCTCGGCAAACCGACCGGGTTGGAAGATTATATCGGCTGGCTGGCGAACAACTTTGACCCGTCGATCTCGTGGCAGGATCTGGAGTGGATTCGCGAATTCTGGGACGGTCCGATGGTGATCAAGGGCATCCTCGACCCGGAAGATGCCCGCGATGCGGTGCGCTTTGGTGCCGACGGCATTGTGGTGTCGAATCACGGCGGGCGGCAGTTGGATGGCGTGCTGTCCTCGGCGCGTGCGTTACCGGCGATTGCCGATGCGGTGAAAGGTGATATCACCATTCTGGCGGATAGCGGCATCCGCAACGGTCTGGATGTGGTGCGGATGATTGCGCTGGGTGCCGACAGCGTGCTGCTGGGGCGTGCCTTCCTGTATGCGCTGGCAACGCACGGCCAGCGTGGGGTGGAAAATCTGCTGAACCTGATTGAGAAAGAGATGAAGGTGGCGATGACACTGACCGGGGCGAAAACCATCGCGGATATCACACGTGATTCGCTGGTACAGGCCAACGCGCTGTTGTCCGAGGCGGGTCTGGCCCCGGCGCGTCCGCGTGCGGTGAGCTGA
- a CDS encoding OsmC family protein encodes MTIHKKGSAHWEGDIKGKGTVSTESGVLSDQPYGFNTRFEGAKGTNPEELIGAAHAACFSMALSLMLGQAGHPPKSIDTTADVSLDKKGEGFAITKIALTSTVSLPGIDNAKFDEIIQQAKAGCPVSQVLNAEITLDYTLNN; translated from the coding sequence ATGACCATTCACAAGAAAGGATCGGCCCATTGGGAAGGTGACATCAAAGGGAAAGGCACCGTTAGCACCGAAAGCGGCGTGTTGAGTGATCAACCTTATGGCTTCAATACGCGATTCGAAGGCGCAAAGGGCACCAATCCGGAAGAGTTGATTGGTGCTGCGCATGCCGCCTGCTTTTCTATGGCGTTGTCGTTGATGCTCGGTCAGGCGGGACATCCGCCGAAAAGCATCGACACCACGGCGGATGTCTCGCTGGATAAAAAAGGTGAGGGATTTGCCATTACCAAAATCGCCCTGACCAGCACAGTGTCACTGCCGGGCATTGATAACGCCAAATTTGATGAAATTATTCAGCAGGCGAAGGCCGGTTGTCCGGTTTCCCAGGTGTTGAATGCCGAGATCACCCTCGACTACACGCTGAATAATTGA
- the yniD gene encoding small membrane protein YniD, translating to MAKYLAAKKHWKMVLVLLCICGALLLIRWAAMIWA from the coding sequence TTGGCAAAATATCTGGCTGCGAAAAAACACTGGAAAATGGTTTTGGTGTTGCTGTGTATCTGTGGTGCGCTGCTGCTGATCCGTTGGGCGGCGATGATATGGGCCTAA
- a CDS encoding CPBP family intramembrane glutamic endopeptidase yields the protein MDTQSDKVTLTLFYVGSFVVYYLVTMLITLFPNYGVLRNDGLLVPVLCLFEFAVIYPLYRFYCQRRNDIPLGYLRPGQTLLFIGALFILMVAQTQFMQPEGWLVAQTQQGRSSMLILLLTAVLLAPVFEEVLFRGFLLQGFLLWAPKSRFACMLLTSLLFAAMHTQYVHWETIVALTLFSLLLCYARLRSNSLALPVFLHTLNNLIAILPVWYYA from the coding sequence ATGGACACCCAATCCGACAAAGTCACGTTGACGCTGTTTTACGTTGGCAGCTTTGTGGTTTATTACCTCGTTACCATGCTGATTACGCTGTTTCCCAACTACGGCGTGCTGCGTAACGACGGTTTGCTGGTGCCGGTGTTGTGCCTGTTTGAATTTGCCGTGATCTACCCGCTGTACCGCTTCTATTGTCAGCGCCGCAACGACATCCCGCTCGGCTATCTGCGTCCCGGCCAAACCTTGCTGTTTATTGGGGCGTTATTCATTCTGATGGTGGCACAAACCCAGTTTATGCAACCGGAAGGATGGCTGGTGGCGCAAACCCAGCAAGGACGCAGCTCGATGCTGATCCTGCTACTGACGGCGGTGTTGCTGGCTCCGGTATTTGAAGAGGTGCTGTTTCGTGGATTTCTGTTGCAAGGTTTCCTGCTGTGGGCACCGAAAAGCCGCTTCGCCTGCATGTTGCTGACCTCGCTGCTGTTCGCCGCCATGCATACCCAGTACGTGCACTGGGAAACCATTGTCGCGCTCACGCTGTTCTCGCTGCTGCTGTGCTATGCGCGTCTGCGCAGCAACAGCCTGGCGCTGCCGGTGTTCCTGCACACACTCAATAACCTGATCGCAATTCTGCCGGTCTGGTATTACGCCTGA
- a CDS encoding EAL domain-containing protein produces MNSESHWFARANMEALTVRVTRRSLRTLTALLFGVLVLSMVMVMAIAHHQNNVSIEHDEMLLRQAWHARQQEMLIDVRDYAFWGEGYKNLHLQLNKVWAFDEENLGANLYKEYHYEGVFVVDGAGQTRYTIINGEMVDTPLESWLGAQTASLLTVTRRLGHEAIARNVQIFGQPALVVSAPITPGKVPNLPILPGPPSVLVFVNIFTPAKLQAMGKAMDVINPHAPTSSRDAQDEPRMVFATGGTEPVVIRWQAKYPGMGLIWLLLPLLLLMALTIALVTRRVVRHALYNAVLSDRRFEMLTISQRELADSEERFRDLAEAASDWIWETDEQGRLCYLSARFTDVTGHEVKRWLGRHLDHLLSHPSHSLVTWLMRQGEDVPRMPLRCQFMSATGERRIGQLMAKTIRRNGLRSGFRGTVSDITYEVDAQARIQFLSRHDILTGLANRMQLQEFLTAHLDQATDDDPLIVISLDLDQFKPINDTWGHTVGDAVLNQISQRLQSLMGAHELAARLGGDEFILVMREASRAGVEYRCRALQRAIHQPVISGSHQLSLTASMGIVCAPQDASQPEALLRLADIALGQARAAGRNQWVWYSNEMASHLQSKREMVQAMEAALANEAFSLHYQPRYQLQNGQLAGAEALIRWQVAEDKWITPDRFIPLAEENGLINAISDWVLMRACTDARDWGDQRYVSVNISPVEFRGSDLVQRVASALEVSGLPATRLELEITENITFEHPDRALEIMQGLRALGVRLTVDDFGTGYAALGYLKTFPFNGLKIDRSWMKEFPESPQAQSVVAGIVGLARAFALTITAEGIETEAQLNELKVLSCEEGQGYFLGRPMPLAAFSALLNEQGV; encoded by the coding sequence ATGAATTCTGAGTCTCACTGGTTTGCCAGGGCCAATATGGAAGCACTTACGGTACGCGTGACACGACGTAGCCTGCGGACGCTCACCGCGTTGTTGTTTGGCGTGCTGGTGCTCTCCATGGTGATGGTGATGGCGATTGCGCATCATCAAAATAATGTTTCCATCGAACATGACGAGATGTTATTGCGTCAGGCGTGGCATGCGCGCCAGCAAGAGATGTTGATCGATGTGCGCGATTACGCTTTCTGGGGGGAGGGCTATAAAAACCTGCATCTTCAGCTCAACAAAGTTTGGGCCTTTGATGAAGAGAACCTGGGAGCAAACCTCTACAAGGAGTACCACTACGAAGGGGTGTTTGTGGTCGATGGCGCGGGACAGACGCGCTATACCATTATCAATGGTGAGATGGTCGACACGCCGCTGGAGAGCTGGCTGGGGGCACAAACCGCCTCGCTGCTGACGGTGACACGCAGGCTGGGGCACGAAGCGATTGCCCGTAACGTGCAGATATTTGGCCAGCCGGCTTTAGTTGTCTCCGCACCCATTACACCGGGCAAAGTTCCCAATTTACCCATCCTGCCTGGCCCGCCATCGGTGCTGGTGTTTGTGAATATTTTTACCCCGGCGAAACTTCAGGCAATGGGTAAAGCGATGGATGTGATCAATCCACACGCCCCGACCAGCAGCCGCGATGCGCAGGATGAGCCACGCATGGTGTTTGCGACCGGGGGGACGGAACCGGTGGTGATTCGCTGGCAGGCAAAATACCCGGGCATGGGGCTGATTTGGTTACTGCTGCCGTTGTTGTTGTTGATGGCTCTGACCATTGCGCTGGTGACGCGCCGGGTGGTGCGTCATGCGCTGTACAATGCGGTGCTCTCTGACCGACGCTTTGAAATGCTCACCATCAGCCAGCGGGAACTGGCTGACAGTGAGGAGCGATTTCGCGACCTGGCTGAAGCGGCATCCGACTGGATTTGGGAAACCGATGAGCAGGGACGTTTATGTTACCTTTCCGCACGTTTTACCGATGTCACCGGACATGAGGTGAAACGTTGGCTGGGCCGCCATCTTGACCATTTACTCAGCCATCCCAGCCACTCGTTGGTGACCTGGCTGATGCGCCAGGGTGAGGATGTCCCCCGCATGCCGCTGCGTTGCCAGTTTATGTCAGCGACCGGGGAACGGCGGATCGGGCAGTTGATGGCGAAAACGATTCGTCGCAACGGCCTGCGGTCCGGTTTTCGCGGCACGGTTTCGGACATCACCTATGAAGTAGATGCACAGGCGCGCATCCAGTTTCTGTCACGTCACGATATCCTGACCGGCCTGGCTAACCGCATGCAATTGCAGGAGTTTCTCACTGCCCATCTCGATCAGGCGACGGATGATGATCCGTTGATTGTGATCAGCCTCGATCTCGATCAGTTCAAGCCCATCAATGACACCTGGGGACATACGGTGGGCGATGCGGTGCTAAACCAGATTTCCCAGCGCTTACAAAGCCTGATGGGAGCACATGAGCTGGCGGCGCGACTGGGCGGCGATGAGTTCATTTTAGTGATGCGTGAGGCATCGCGGGCCGGTGTGGAATATCGTTGCCGCGCGCTGCAACGCGCGATACATCAGCCGGTGATCAGCGGCTCGCACCAGCTCAGCCTGACGGCCAGCATGGGGATTGTCTGTGCACCGCAGGATGCCAGCCAGCCCGAGGCATTACTGCGTCTGGCGGATATCGCACTGGGGCAGGCTCGTGCCGCCGGACGCAATCAATGGGTATGGTACTCCAACGAGATGGCAAGCCATTTGCAATCGAAACGCGAGATGGTACAGGCAATGGAAGCGGCGCTCGCCAACGAGGCCTTCAGTCTGCACTATCAACCCCGTTACCAGTTGCAAAATGGCCAACTGGCCGGTGCCGAAGCGCTGATTCGCTGGCAGGTTGCCGAGGATAAATGGATTACCCCCGATCGCTTTATTCCCCTCGCTGAAGAGAATGGTTTGATCAATGCCATCAGCGATTGGGTGCTGATGCGCGCCTGTACTGACGCACGCGATTGGGGTGACCAACGTTATGTTTCCGTCAATATCTCGCCGGTAGAGTTTCGCGGCAGCGATCTGGTACAGCGTGTCGCCTCGGCGCTGGAGGTCAGCGGTTTACCGGCGACCCGACTGGAGCTGGAAATTACCGAAAACATCACCTTTGAACATCCGGATCGCGCGCTGGAAATTATGCAGGGACTGCGTGCCCTCGGGGTGCGGTTAACCGTGGATGACTTCGGTACTGGTTATGCGGCGTTGGGCTATTTGAAAACCTTCCCGTTTAACGGTTTGAAGATCGATCGTTCGTGGATGAAGGAGTTCCCGGAATCGCCGCAAGCGCAGTCAGTGGTGGCAGGCATTGTCGGGCTGGCACGCGCGTTTGCCCTGACCATTACCGCTGAAGGGATTGAAACCGAAGCGCAACTGAACGAGTTGAAAGTGCTGTCTTGCGAGGAAGGGCAGGGCTACTTTCTTGGGCGACCCATGCCGCTGGCGGCGTTCAGTGCGCTCTTGAATGAACAGGGTGTTTAA
- a CDS encoding I78 family peptidase inhibitor → MKHYGKALLVLGFLTLTACQSASKPDTAATTAQDAENDMCGASQYQNYIGQPLSALQKQRFDVPVRAIPWNSAVTMDFNLRRLNFTADQSGKIDKVYCG, encoded by the coding sequence GTGAAGCATTATGGAAAAGCGCTGTTGGTGCTGGGGTTCCTGACCCTGACCGCCTGCCAGTCTGCGAGCAAACCTGACACCGCGGCAACTACCGCCCAGGACGCGGAAAACGACATGTGTGGCGCATCGCAGTATCAGAACTACATCGGCCAGCCTTTATCGGCCTTGCAGAAACAACGTTTTGACGTGCCGGTGCGCGCCATTCCGTGGAATTCTGCGGTGACGATGGATTTCAATCTGCGCCGACTGAACTTTACCGCTGATCAGAGCGGTAAGATCGACAAGGTCTACTGCGGCTAA
- a CDS encoding biofilm development regulator YmgB/AriR family protein yields the protein MRVHPNSASRAITDYFNSPAWHAPHEGDLLAAIMRELMDAGQPATSKAVIARVIAKLEFEGDEQRLQSYRNLLAQLLEARSHE from the coding sequence ATGAGAGTGCATCCCAACAGCGCCAGTCGGGCGATTACCGATTATTTTAACAGTCCAGCCTGGCATGCGCCGCATGAGGGCGATCTGCTGGCGGCCATTATGCGCGAGCTGATGGATGCCGGTCAGCCTGCGACCAGCAAGGCAGTGATCGCGCGGGTGATCGCCAAACTGGAGTTCGAGGGAGATGAGCAACGCCTGCAAAGTTATCGCAACCTGTTGGCGCAGTTGCTGGAAGCACGTTCACATGAATAA
- a CDS encoding multidrug efflux MFS transporter: MLRSVEPWKINLISVWFGCFFTGLAISQIIPFLPLYIEHLGIRGDNALSLWSGLTFSITFVISAAVAPLWGSLADRKGRKLMLLRASFGMGAVILLQAFVTHAWQLLLLRALMGLTSGYIPNAMALVAAQVPRDRSGWALSCVATGQIGGVILGPMIGGLLADWLGLRLVFIVTAALLLISFLVTLFLIKETGYTPVSKQDKLTGREVFRSLDNPRLMVCLFITTMVIQMCNGSVNPILTLFVRELAPNAQNIAFLSGFIAALPGISALISAPRLGKLGDRIGTQRILIATMITSLVLLIAMSFVTSATQLGVLRFLLGFADGAMMPAVQTLLVRHSRDNVTGRIFGYNQSFMYLGNVAGPLLGAAVSAATGYRWVFFATAMVVLLNVLLLRRFYRRPKTTLTQPVSQRDEAEKVTDAASGRSASAAEKAKTPG, translated from the coding sequence ATGTTACGCTCCGTTGAACCCTGGAAAATCAATCTGATCTCAGTCTGGTTTGGCTGTTTTTTTACCGGACTGGCGATTAGCCAGATCATCCCGTTTTTACCGCTGTATATCGAACATCTCGGGATACGTGGGGATAATGCGCTGAGCTTGTGGTCAGGGTTGACCTTCAGCATCACGTTTGTGATTTCGGCGGCGGTAGCGCCGTTATGGGGCAGCCTGGCCGATCGTAAAGGGCGCAAGCTCATGTTGCTGCGTGCCTCGTTTGGCATGGGCGCGGTCATTCTGTTACAGGCATTTGTCACGCATGCATGGCAACTGCTGTTGTTGCGGGCCTTGATGGGGCTGACTTCCGGCTATATTCCTAATGCGATGGCGCTGGTCGCGGCACAGGTGCCACGCGATCGCAGCGGTTGGGCACTGAGCTGCGTGGCGACCGGGCAAATTGGCGGCGTGATCCTCGGGCCGATGATTGGCGGCCTGCTGGCTGACTGGCTGGGCTTGCGTCTGGTGTTTATCGTCACCGCCGCGTTGCTGCTGATCAGTTTCCTGGTGACGCTGTTCCTGATTAAAGAAACCGGTTATACCCCGGTCAGCAAGCAGGACAAGCTGACGGGGCGCGAAGTATTTCGCAGCCTCGACAATCCACGTTTGATGGTCTGTCTGTTTATCACCACCATGGTGATTCAGATGTGCAACGGTTCGGTAAACCCAATCCTGACGCTGTTCGTGCGTGAACTGGCTCCCAACGCGCAAAACATCGCTTTCCTCAGTGGCTTTATTGCGGCGCTGCCGGGCATCTCGGCACTGATTTCTGCACCGCGCCTCGGCAAACTCGGCGATCGTATTGGTACTCAACGCATTTTGATTGCCACCATGATTACCTCCCTGGTGCTGCTGATTGCGATGTCGTTTGTCACCAGCGCGACGCAATTGGGCGTGCTGCGTTTTCTGCTCGGCTTTGCCGATGGCGCAATGATGCCAGCGGTGCAGACGCTGCTGGTACGGCATTCCCGCGATAATGTTACGGGCCGCATTTTTGGTTATAACCAGTCGTTTATGTATCTGGGCAATGTGGCCGGACCGCTGCTTGGTGCCGCAGTATCGGCGGCGACGGGGTATCGTTGGGTGTTCTTCGCGACCGCCATGGTGGTGTTGCTCAATGTGCTGCTGCTACGTCGTTTCTATCGCCGCCCAAAGACCACGCTGACTCAACCGGTGAGCCAGCGTGATGAGGCGGAGAAGGTTACTGACGCAGCGTCAGGGAGAAGTGCCAGCGCTGCTGAGAAAGCAAAAACTCCGGGCTGA